The following are encoded in a window of Panicum virgatum strain AP13 chromosome 5N, P.virgatum_v5, whole genome shotgun sequence genomic DNA:
- the LOC120674057 gene encoding GPI transamidase component PIG-S-like — MAEIAAGEAPAPPPPAPSTSGEISGGQPASNPASTGSINPPSRTTKPGVKRLVLTASVLLSFLLGLPFLLKSTEIHRSPLPSDAITALAHRLHSNPPSFPCGLHAVFLRSGSGPSDASLASRLERAISAQLQLLPAPSTAGNVSVSVTVESADGCSSSSSSVGSRWQCGVVTTADLVLGDEVFDELLHSALGSSGGDGSMVYTFVVVEIDDAEEMRVVIGKHRHAWLVGKVDEAKAVSCIGKVFVKYFMNGGIEEGEKGIGKGEFMPVGSDGNVALSFSLLNADPSGWVYDWEFEKIVERMLDPVIEALRPIAKINVESQVLYHTPKSSYSYADDKLGGNVLSMGDIPFFVNSNEWHLDTSISATGRSKVLQFVVYVPSAKECPLYLQLPDGGISKTNAFISPMWGGVLIWNPPDCSPGSRKTHGTRKKMSSQELMETIEIFIGQLRQLFGLKPSYRSQDMDMSTKFVVSEKGFTEWELDLLYRHHACSNLLSCLTTLESLSSLVRSLPRMIVMDEIGRQVELSLEAANLAQRNATLGISDSSAVSATRARALAEDAFFHPSIMSISYASIEHYFAIYMPFFAPVSLHVLLAAIKELKRYKAERAKYSAFLASRAASS; from the exons ATGGCGGagatcgccgccggcgaggccccagcgcctcctcctcctgctccttccacCTCTGGCGAAATCTCTGGAGGCCAGCCTGCTTCTAATCCCGCCTCCACCGGCAGCATCAACCCGCCGTCGCGCACGACGAAGCCCGGCGTTAAGCGCCTCGTCCTCACCGCCTCCgtcctcctctccttcctcctcg GACTGCCCTTCCTGCTGAAATCCACCGAGATCCACCGGTCGCCGTTGCCTTCCGACGCAATCACCGCCCTCGCCCACCGCCTTCACTCCAATCCGCCATCCTTCCCCTGCGGCCTCCACGCGGTCTTcctccggtccggttccggccCCTCCGATGCCTCCCTCGCCAGTCGCCTCGAGCGAGCGATCTCAGCCCAGCTCCAGCTCCTCCCGGCCCCTTCCACTGCTGGTAATGTCTCGGTATCAGTCACCGTCGAGTCGGCTGATGGctgctccagcagcagcagcagcgttgGTTCCCGTTGGCAATGCGGTGTTGTGACCACTGCGGACCTGGTGCTTGGTGACGAGGTGTTTGATGAATTGCTTCACTCGGCACTGGGCAGCAGCGGTGGGGACGGGTCAATGGTTTACACTTTTGTGGTTGTGGAAATTGATGATGCGGAGGAAATGAGGGTTGTTATCGGGAAGCATCGGCATGCTTGGCTGGTTGGAAAGGTTGACGAAGCTAAGGCTGTGTCGTGTATTGGGAAGGTATTTGTCAAGTATTTCATGAATGGCGGTATTGAGGAGGGTGAGAAAGGCATTGGGAAGGGCGAGTTCATGCCAGTTGGATCAGATGGAAATGTTGCTCTATCTTTTAGCTTGTTGAATGCTGATCCAAGTGGTTGGGTGTACGATTG GGAGTTTGAAAAGATTGTTGAGAGGATGTTGGATCCTGTGATTGAGGCACTGCGACCGATTGCGAAAATTAATGTAGAGAGTCAG GTTTTGTACCACACTCCTAAGTCGTCCTATTCATATGCTGATGATAAACTGGGTGGCAATGTCCTTAGTATGGGAGACATTCCTTTCTTT GTAAATTCAAATGAGTGGCACTTGGATACATCAATTTCAGCTACAGGACGATCGAAAGTTCTTCAATTTGTGGT ATACGTTCCATCTGCAAAGGAATGCCCATTGTACTTGCAACTTCCTGACGGTGGGATTTCAAAAACTAATGCATTTATATCCCCT ATGTGGGGAGGTGTTCTTATCTGGAACCCACCGGACTGTTCACCTGGTTCCAGGAAAACTCACGGTACCCGGAAGAAAATGTCATCTCAG GAACTTATGGAGACTATTGAAATCTTCATTGGACAACTAAGGCAGTTGTTTGGTCTAAAACCATCTTATCGCTCACAAGATATGGACATGTCAACAAAGTTTGTAGTTAGTGAAAAGGGGTTCACAGAATG GGAGTTAGATTTACTATATCGACATCATGCATGTTCCAATCTGTTGTCATGTCTCACCACCTTGGAGTCTCTATCCAGTCTG GTCCGTTCTCTCCCAAGAATGATTGTCATGGATGAAATTGGAAGACAG GTTGAGCTTTCTCTTGAAGCTGCAAATTTAGCTCAAAGAAATGCAACTCTAGGAATAAGTGACTCTTCAGCAG TATCTGCAACAAGAGCGAGGGCATTAGCTGAGGATGCATTTTTCCACCCATCTATTATGTCAATCAGTTATGCTTCAATTGAGCATTATTTTGCGATTTACATG CCATTTTTCGCACCGGTTTCCCTGCATGTGCTGCTGGCGGCAATCAAGGAGCTGAAACGTTACAAGGCAGAGCGAGCAAAATATTCAGCATTTCTTGCTTCCCGGGCGGCATCCTCCTGA
- the LOC120674056 gene encoding BAG family molecular chaperone regulator 2-like, whose amino-acid sequence MVKIPSPRRLFRSRSRSTAGRSGGADICAMVAEHENIEWEVRPGGMLVQKRRTPEEDAAAVEYILVRVATGWQWHDVSIDTTATFGDLKVMLSLVTGLWPREQRLLYRGKERDDCDHLHMVGVQDKDKVLLLEDPAVKERKLRSTTLAQLMGVPCHSFIQV is encoded by the exons atgGTGAAGATTCCGAGCCCCAGGAGGCTGTTcaggagccggtccaggagcacggccggcaggagcggcggcgcggacatctgcgccatggtcgccgagcaCGAGAATATCGAGTGGGAGGTGCGGCCCGGCGGGatgctggtgcagaagcggcgGACGCCcgaggaggacgcggcggccgtCGAGTACATCCTGGTCAGGGTCGCCACCGGCTGGCAGTGGCACGACGTCTCCATCGACACCACCGCGACCTTCG GCGACCTGAAGGTGATGCTGTCGCTGGTGACCGGCCTGTGGCCCAGGGAGCAGAGGCTGCTGTACAGGGGCAAGGAGAGAGACGACTGCGACCACCTGCACATGGTGGGCGTCCAGGACAAGGACAAGGTGCTGCTCCTGGAAGACCCGGCCGTGAAGGAGAGGAAGCTCAGGTCGACCACCCTGGCGCAGCTCATGGGGGTGCCATGCCACTCCTTCATCCAAGTGTAG